Proteins from one Micromonospora sp. M71_S20 genomic window:
- the trpC gene encoding indole-3-glycerol phosphate synthase TrpC: MLDEILAGVREDVARRQEQVSLERIRDLAAAAPPPLDAYAALRKPGVAVIAEVKRSSPSKGRLAEIADPADLAGDYAAGGARAISVLTEGRWFGGSLDDLAAVRAAVSIPVLRKDFVVSSYQVHEARAHGADLVLLIVAALEQNALVGLLERIESLGMTALVEVHDEEEADRALEAGAQVIGVNARNLRTLEVDRSVFERIAPGLPSSVVKIAESGVRGPHDLIRYASAGADAVLVGEGLVTQKSPREAVAELVNAGNHPATPRPVR; this comes from the coding sequence GTGCTCGACGAGATCCTGGCCGGCGTGCGTGAGGACGTCGCCCGGCGACAGGAGCAGGTTTCGCTGGAGCGGATCCGCGACCTGGCCGCCGCCGCGCCGCCGCCGCTGGACGCGTACGCGGCCCTGCGCAAGCCGGGCGTCGCCGTGATCGCCGAGGTGAAGCGCTCGTCGCCGTCCAAGGGGCGGTTGGCCGAGATCGCCGACCCGGCCGACCTGGCCGGCGACTACGCCGCCGGCGGCGCGCGGGCGATCAGCGTGCTCACCGAGGGGCGCTGGTTCGGCGGCTCGCTCGACGACCTGGCCGCCGTCCGCGCCGCCGTCAGCATCCCGGTGCTGCGCAAGGACTTCGTCGTCTCCAGCTACCAGGTGCACGAGGCCCGCGCGCACGGTGCCGACCTGGTGCTGCTGATCGTCGCCGCGCTGGAGCAGAACGCCCTCGTCGGCCTGCTCGAGCGGATCGAGTCGCTGGGCATGACCGCGCTGGTCGAGGTCCACGACGAGGAGGAGGCCGACCGCGCCCTGGAGGCCGGTGCCCAGGTGATCGGGGTCAACGCCCGCAACCTGCGTACGCTGGAGGTCGACCGCTCGGTGTTCGAGCGGATCGCGCCCGGCCTGCCCAGCAGCGTCGTCAAGATCGCGGAGTCGGGGGTGCGCGGCCCGCACGACCTCATCCGGTACGCCTCGGCGGGCGCCGACGCGGTCCTGGTCGGCGAGGGCCTGGTCACCCAGAAGAGCCCCCGCGAGGCGGTGGCCGAGCTGGTCAACGCCGGCAACCACCCGGCCACGCCCCGCCCGGTGCGCTGA
- a CDS encoding ABC transporter permease: MNPRILAATTGRILRQLRHDRRTVALLLVVPSALFALVHSMYVDQPSTFDRVALVMLGFFPFVVMFLVTSIAMLRERTTGTLERLLTTPLGKLDLLFGYGIAFGLAAVVQAVVASVVAYGVFGLDTAGHSGLVVLVAALNAVLAVALGLFCSAFARTEFQAVQFMPVVVVPQLLLCGLFVPRGEMAGWLQAVSDALPLSYAVEALQEVGAHAEPTGTMWRDVAVVAGAAALALVLAAATLRRRSG; the protein is encoded by the coding sequence GTGAACCCCCGGATCCTGGCCGCCACCACCGGCCGCATCCTGCGCCAGCTGCGGCACGACCGGCGCACCGTGGCGCTGCTGCTGGTGGTCCCCTCGGCGCTGTTCGCCCTGGTCCACTCCATGTACGTCGACCAGCCGTCGACGTTCGACCGGGTCGCCCTGGTGATGCTCGGCTTCTTCCCCTTCGTGGTCATGTTCCTGGTGACCAGCATCGCGATGCTGCGCGAGCGCACCACGGGCACGCTGGAGCGGCTGCTCACCACCCCGCTGGGCAAGCTCGACCTGCTCTTCGGCTACGGCATCGCGTTCGGGCTGGCCGCGGTGGTCCAGGCGGTCGTCGCGTCCGTGGTCGCGTACGGGGTCTTCGGGCTGGACACCGCCGGCCACAGCGGGCTGGTGGTCCTGGTCGCCGCGCTGAACGCGGTGCTCGCCGTCGCGCTCGGGCTGTTCTGCAGCGCCTTCGCCCGCACCGAGTTCCAGGCCGTGCAGTTCATGCCGGTCGTGGTGGTGCCCCAGCTGCTGCTCTGCGGGCTCTTCGTGCCCCGGGGCGAGATGGCGGGCTGGTTGCAGGCGGTCAGCGACGCGCTGCCCCTGTCGTACGCCGTCGAGGCGCTCCAGGAGGTCGGCGCCCACGCCGAGCCGACCGGCACGATGTGGCGGGACGTGGCGGTGGTCGCCGGCGCGGCGGCGCTGGCGCTGGTGCTCGCCGCGGCCACCCTCCGGCGGCGCAGCGGCTGA
- a CDS encoding ABC transporter ATP-binding protein, whose amino-acid sequence MRRGLALSPELRVGLAGTLGLALVYMVGRAAVPVAVQQGIDNGIVGGLDLGVIWKVVAATAAVLVVTTLCGYLMMRRLFTVSETALANVRIRAFRHVHDLSMLHQQSERRGSLVSRVTSDVDQITQFLQWGGVILVINLGQLAVTTLVMFAYSWQLTLMVFAAFLPAVFVIRRLQRRLAGAYGVVRQRTGTLLGAIGESVVGAPVIRAYGIAGRTARRLDEAIDGQRRAQQRAIRISIMGSSVGELAAGLALAGVVVLGVTLGADRTLSIGEVTAFLFLVTLFIQPVQIATEVLNEAQNAIAGWRRVLDVLDVEPDVADPGEQGRELPSGPLDIRFAGVRFAYPGGPPVLHDVSLEIPAKSRVAVVGETGSGKTTFAKLLTRLMDPTAGQVLLSGVPLDRVRFASLRSRVVMVPQDGFLFDATVAENVRFARPELTDEQLGAAFTELGLADWLDGLPSGLHTPVGERGEALSVGERQLVALARAYVADPDLLVLDEATSAVDPATEVRLQRTLDAVTRGRTTLAIAHRLSTAQAADEVIVVDKGRIVQRGPHDELVRDPESVYGLLYASWLEQTR is encoded by the coding sequence CTGCGCCGGGGTCTGGCGCTCTCCCCGGAGCTGCGGGTCGGCCTGGCCGGCACGCTCGGCCTGGCCCTGGTCTACATGGTCGGCCGGGCGGCCGTTCCGGTGGCCGTGCAGCAGGGCATCGACAACGGCATCGTGGGCGGCCTGGACCTGGGCGTGATCTGGAAGGTGGTGGCCGCCACCGCCGCGGTGCTGGTGGTGACCACGCTCTGCGGTTACCTGATGATGCGCCGGCTCTTCACGGTCAGCGAGACCGCGCTGGCCAACGTGCGGATCCGGGCGTTCCGGCACGTGCACGACCTGTCGATGCTGCACCAGCAGTCGGAGCGGCGCGGTTCGCTGGTCTCCCGGGTGACCAGCGACGTCGACCAGATCACCCAGTTCCTCCAGTGGGGCGGCGTGATCCTGGTGATCAACCTCGGCCAGCTGGCGGTCACCACGCTTGTCATGTTCGCGTACTCCTGGCAGCTGACCCTGATGGTGTTCGCCGCCTTCCTGCCCGCCGTGTTCGTGATCCGGCGGCTCCAGCGCCGCCTCGCCGGGGCGTACGGGGTGGTCCGGCAGCGCACGGGGACGCTGCTCGGCGCGATCGGGGAGAGCGTGGTCGGCGCGCCGGTGATCCGGGCCTACGGGATCGCCGGCCGGACGGCCCGCCGGCTCGACGAGGCGATCGACGGGCAGCGCCGGGCCCAGCAGCGGGCGATCAGGATCAGCATCATGGGCAGCTCGGTCGGGGAGCTGGCGGCCGGCCTGGCGCTGGCCGGCGTGGTGGTGCTCGGGGTGACCCTCGGCGCCGACCGCACCCTGAGCATCGGCGAGGTGACCGCCTTCCTCTTCCTGGTCACGCTCTTCATCCAGCCGGTGCAGATCGCCACCGAGGTGCTCAACGAGGCGCAGAACGCCATCGCGGGCTGGCGCCGGGTGCTGGACGTGCTGGACGTCGAGCCGGACGTCGCCGACCCGGGCGAGCAGGGGCGTGAGCTGCCGTCCGGCCCGCTGGACATCCGCTTCGCGGGGGTGCGCTTCGCGTACCCGGGGGGTCCGCCCGTGCTGCACGACGTCAGCCTGGAGATTCCGGCGAAGAGCCGGGTGGCGGTGGTCGGGGAGACCGGCAGCGGCAAGACCACCTTCGCCAAGCTGCTCACCCGCCTGATGGACCCGACCGCCGGCCAGGTGCTGCTCTCCGGCGTGCCGCTGGACCGGGTCCGGTTCGCCTCGCTGCGCTCGCGGGTGGTGATGGTCCCGCAGGACGGCTTCCTCTTCGACGCCACGGTGGCGGAGAACGTCCGCTTCGCCCGCCCGGAGCTGACCGACGAGCAGCTCGGGGCGGCCTTCACCGAGCTGGGGCTGGCGGACTGGCTGGACGGGCTCCCGTCGGGGCTGCACACGCCGGTGGGGGAGCGCGGCGAGGCGCTGAGCGTGGGGGAGCGGCAGCTGGTCGCGCTGGCCCGCGCGTACGTGGCCGATCCGGACCTGCTGGTGCTGGACGAGGCGACGAGCGCGGTCGACCCGGCCACGGAGGTGCGGCTGCAACGCACCCTGGACGCGGTCACCCGGGGGCGCACCACCCTCGCGATCGCGCACCGGCTCTCCACGGCGCAGGCCGCCGACGAGGTGATCGTGGTGGACAAGGGCCGGATCGTGCAGCGCGGTCCGCACGACGAGCTGGTCCGCGACCCGGAGTCGGTCTACGGCCTGCTCTACGCCTCCTGGCTGGAGCAGACCCGCTGA
- the trpB gene encoding tryptophan synthase subunit beta: MSADALAAPAGPLPDPAGHFGRFGGRFVPEALVAALDELDAAHRAAMADESFRVEFGALLRDYAGTPSLLYAAQRFSAKVGARVLLKREDLNHTGAHKVRNVLGQALLTRRMGKRRVIAETGAGQHGVATATAAALFDLDCVVYMGQVDTERQALNVARMRMLGATVVPVTNGSRTLKDAMNEAMRDWVANVDDTHYLIGTAAGPHPFPAMVRDFVRGIGDEARQQCLDLTGALPDAVTACVGGGSNALGIFHAFVGDPDVRLYGFEAGGDGVETGRHAASITGGSAGVLHGTRTYVLQDADGQTCESHSISAGLDYPGVGPEHAWLHDSGRATYLPVTDDEAMAAFELLCRTEGIIPAIESAHALAGTLKIAPKLAAELGREPTIVVNLSGRGDKDVHTAGDYFGILDKEQ, translated from the coding sequence ATGAGCGCCGACGCGTTGGCCGCACCGGCCGGTCCGCTGCCCGACCCCGCCGGCCACTTCGGCCGCTTCGGCGGCCGGTTCGTACCGGAGGCGCTGGTCGCGGCGCTCGACGAGCTGGACGCGGCGCACCGCGCGGCGATGGCCGACGAGTCGTTCCGGGTCGAGTTCGGCGCCCTGCTGCGCGACTACGCCGGCACCCCCTCGCTGCTCTACGCGGCGCAGCGGTTCTCCGCCAAGGTGGGGGCGCGGGTGCTGCTCAAGCGCGAGGACCTCAACCACACCGGGGCGCACAAGGTGCGCAACGTGCTCGGCCAGGCCCTGCTGACCAGGCGGATGGGCAAGCGCCGGGTGATCGCGGAGACCGGCGCCGGCCAGCACGGCGTCGCCACCGCCACCGCCGCCGCCCTGTTCGACCTCGACTGCGTGGTCTACATGGGCCAGGTCGACACCGAGCGGCAGGCGCTCAACGTGGCCCGGATGCGGATGCTCGGCGCCACCGTCGTCCCCGTCACCAACGGCTCGCGCACGCTCAAGGACGCGATGAACGAGGCGATGCGCGACTGGGTCGCCAACGTCGACGACACCCACTACCTGATCGGCACCGCCGCCGGGCCGCACCCCTTCCCGGCGATGGTCCGCGACTTCGTCCGGGGCATCGGCGACGAGGCGCGGCAGCAGTGCCTGGACCTGACCGGCGCGCTGCCGGACGCCGTCACCGCCTGCGTCGGCGGCGGCTCCAACGCGCTGGGCATCTTCCACGCCTTCGTCGGCGACCCCGACGTGCGCCTGTACGGCTTCGAGGCCGGCGGCGACGGGGTGGAGACCGGCCGGCACGCCGCCAGCATCACCGGCGGCTCCGCCGGGGTGCTGCACGGCACCCGGACGTACGTGCTCCAGGACGCCGACGGGCAGACGTGCGAGTCGCACTCGATCTCCGCCGGGCTGGACTACCCGGGCGTCGGGCCGGAGCACGCCTGGCTGCACGACAGCGGCCGGGCGACCTACCTGCCGGTGACCGACGACGAGGCGATGGCCGCGTTCGAGCTGCTCTGCCGCACCGAGGGCATCATCCCGGCGATCGAGAGCGCCCACGCGCTCGCCGGCACCCTCAAGATTGCCCCGAAGCTCGCCGCGGAGCTGGGCCGGGAGCCCACCATCGTGGTCAACCTCTCCGGCCGGGGCGACAAGGACGTGCACACCGCCGGCGACTACTTCGGCATCCTCGACAAGGAGCAGTGA
- the hisI gene encoding phosphoribosyl-AMP cyclohydrolase, giving the protein MPVPDAPATGAHPSPQEPAADGAVRPSRLDPAIAARLRRTPDGLVAAVVRQHDSGEVLMVAWMDDEALHRTLTTGRATYWSRSRREYWVKGATSGHHQYVRAVALDCDGDALLVDVDQVGAACHTGHRTCFFTELPVGGDGAGAR; this is encoded by the coding sequence GTGCCCGTACCTGACGCGCCCGCGACCGGCGCCCACCCCAGTCCGCAGGAGCCCGCGGCCGACGGCGCGGTCCGTCCGTCCCGGCTCGACCCGGCCATCGCCGCCCGGCTGCGCCGCACCCCCGACGGCCTGGTGGCCGCCGTGGTCCGCCAGCACGACTCCGGCGAGGTGCTGATGGTCGCCTGGATGGACGACGAGGCGCTGCACCGCACCCTGACCACCGGCCGGGCCACCTACTGGTCGCGCAGCCGGCGGGAGTACTGGGTCAAGGGCGCCACCTCCGGGCACCACCAGTACGTCCGCGCCGTGGCGCTGGACTGCGACGGCGACGCGCTGCTGGTCGACGTCGACCAGGTCGGCGCGGCCTGCCACACGGGGCACCGCACCTGCTTCTTCACCGAGCTGCCGGTCGGCGGGGACGGGGCTGGTGCCCGGTGA
- a CDS encoding Trp biosynthesis-associated membrane protein, translating into MTAAEPGTAPASDAGRGARPGAQRRELTYAVLLCVAGAGLALWASTRTWAVELTARPTPLPPVRDARTGAGLLPWLPALALVGLAGGGAVLATRGRARRLLGGLLCVLGAAVAAGGGYGLVAAFDGEVARHWPALCLLGGVLATAGGLLTALRGRHWPAMGARYERRSAGDAAPAAPGGGGRGEGDRVTGRQTTEAWDALDRGEDPTVS; encoded by the coding sequence GTGACGGCCGCCGAGCCGGGGACCGCTCCGGCGAGCGACGCGGGCCGGGGCGCGCGGCCGGGCGCCCAGCGGCGCGAGCTGACGTACGCCGTGCTGCTCTGCGTGGCCGGCGCGGGCCTGGCGCTGTGGGCGTCGACCCGCACCTGGGCGGTCGAGTTGACCGCCCGGCCCACCCCGCTGCCGCCGGTACGCGACGCCCGCACGGGCGCCGGCCTGCTGCCCTGGCTGCCGGCGCTGGCCCTGGTCGGGCTGGCCGGCGGCGGGGCGGTGCTCGCCACCCGGGGGCGGGCGCGGCGGCTGCTGGGCGGGCTGCTGTGCGTGCTCGGCGCGGCCGTGGCGGCCGGCGGCGGCTACGGCCTGGTCGCCGCGTTCGACGGCGAGGTGGCCCGGCACTGGCCGGCGCTCTGCCTGCTCGGCGGGGTGCTCGCCACGGCGGGCGGGCTGCTGACGGCGCTGCGGGGGCGCCACTGGCCGGCGATGGGCGCCCGCTACGAGCGGCGGTCGGCGGGCGACGCCGCGCCGGCCGCCCCGGGTGGGGGCGGCCGGGGCGAGGGCGACCGGGTCACCGGCCGACAGACCACCGAGGCGTGGGACGCGCTGGACCGGGGCGAGGACCCGACGGTCAGCTGA
- a CDS encoding TetR family transcriptional regulator codes for MVRRTGRRPGNPDTRQAILDAARAAFAERGFDGASIRAVAAAARVDPALVHHYFGSKDRLFLAAMHAPVDPAELLPSVLAGDRAGLGERLVRTFLGAWDSPAGTAGVALLRSAVSNEWTARLLREFLVTQVLRRVLDQLDVDPAELPLRGSLVASQLIGLAMMRHVVRLEPVASAAPETLVAAVGPTVQRYLTGDLAEVFAG; via the coding sequence ATGGTGCGGCGGACCGGACGACGACCCGGCAACCCGGACACCCGGCAGGCCATCCTCGACGCGGCCCGCGCCGCCTTCGCCGAGCGGGGCTTCGACGGGGCCTCGATCCGGGCCGTCGCCGCCGCCGCGCGGGTGGACCCGGCGCTGGTGCACCACTACTTCGGCAGCAAGGACCGGCTCTTCCTGGCCGCGATGCACGCGCCGGTCGACCCGGCCGAGCTGCTGCCGAGCGTGCTCGCGGGCGACCGCGCGGGGCTCGGGGAGCGGCTGGTGCGCACCTTCCTCGGTGCCTGGGACTCCCCGGCCGGCACCGCCGGCGTGGCCCTGCTGCGCTCGGCGGTGAGCAACGAGTGGACCGCCCGGCTGCTGCGGGAGTTCCTGGTCACCCAGGTGCTGCGCAGGGTCCTCGACCAGCTCGACGTCGACCCGGCCGAGCTGCCGCTGCGCGGGTCGCTGGTGGCCAGCCAGCTGATCGGGCTGGCCATGATGCGGCACGTGGTCCGGCTGGAACCGGTCGCCTCGGCCGCCCCGGAGACGCTCGTCGCGGCGGTCGGCCCCACCGTGCAGCGCTACCTGACGGGCGACCTCGCCGAGGTCTTCGCCGGCTGA
- the rpsD gene encoding 30S ribosomal protein S4, with the protein MNQPRPKARLSRALGIPLTRKCVRYFERRPFPPGVHGRQRRKTSDYQVRLLEKQRLRHQYNVSETQLRRVFDEAARSAGKTGESLVALLERRLDAVVHRAGLARSIYQARQLVAHGHFTVDGRKVDRPSYRLRPGQVVAVRERSRASVPFQLAAAGANATEGPGQPYLSVELGELRTTLLREPARHEVPVICDEQLVVEFYSR; encoded by the coding sequence GTGAACCAACCCAGGCCCAAGGCCCGCCTCTCCCGCGCCCTCGGCATCCCCCTCACTCGCAAGTGCGTGCGGTACTTCGAGCGGCGCCCGTTCCCGCCCGGAGTGCACGGCCGGCAGCGCCGCAAGACCTCGGACTACCAGGTGCGGCTGCTGGAGAAGCAGCGCCTGCGCCACCAGTACAACGTCAGCGAGACCCAGCTCCGGCGTGTCTTCGACGAGGCCGCCCGCAGCGCCGGCAAGACGGGCGAGAGCCTGGTCGCGCTGCTGGAGCGACGGCTCGACGCGGTGGTGCACCGGGCCGGCCTGGCCCGCAGCATCTACCAGGCCCGGCAGCTCGTCGCGCACGGCCACTTCACCGTCGACGGACGCAAGGTCGACCGGCCGTCGTACCGGCTGCGTCCGGGCCAGGTGGTGGCCGTCCGCGAACGCAGCCGCGCGTCCGTGCCGTTCCAGCTCGCCGCCGCGGGCGCCAACGCCACCGAGGGACCCGGCCAGCCGTACCTGTCGGTGGAGCTGGGCGAGCTGCGAACCACGTTGCTGCGCGAGCCCGCCCGGCACGAGGTGCCGGTGATCTGCGACGAGCAACTGGTGGTGGAGTTCTACTCCCGCTGA
- a CDS encoding DUF2470 domain-containing protein, with the protein MRPSPAEIVRTLVAGRLPGIAHVAHRPGPHQVRHVTDPDGRVLLLVPVVSDLAAALCPADGDCEVALVLDVLDLPPAAGAPSLGRAWVSGWAARLDGEEERRAALDFAAVEPAGDLLDVGTRFRLHRFEVVEARWERGDTVSRVDPEAYAEAEPDPLHAVEAELLADLADHHAAEVAGYLRRQLGLADGAPDTAPRVVRIDRYGLLVAHGRPGARRRVRLAFPRPLDCQAELTRLLHPLVCRHASSSRHADHA; encoded by the coding sequence ATGCGGCCCAGCCCGGCGGAGATCGTCCGCACCCTCGTCGCGGGCCGGCTGCCCGGCATCGCCCACGTCGCGCACCGGCCCGGCCCGCACCAGGTCCGGCACGTGACCGACCCGGACGGCCGGGTGCTGCTGCTGGTGCCGGTCGTCAGCGACCTCGCCGCCGCGCTGTGCCCCGCCGACGGCGACTGCGAGGTCGCGCTGGTGCTGGACGTGCTGGACCTGCCGCCCGCCGCCGGCGCGCCGAGCCTCGGGCGGGCCTGGGTCTCCGGCTGGGCGGCCCGGCTGGACGGGGAGGAGGAGCGCCGCGCCGCGCTGGACTTCGCGGCCGTGGAGCCGGCCGGCGACCTGCTCGACGTCGGCACCCGGTTCCGGCTGCACCGCTTCGAGGTGGTCGAGGCCCGCTGGGAACGCGGCGACACCGTCAGCCGCGTCGACCCCGAGGCGTACGCCGAGGCGGAGCCCGACCCGCTGCACGCCGTCGAGGCCGAACTCCTGGCCGACCTCGCCGACCACCACGCCGCCGAGGTGGCCGGGTATCTTCGCCGCCAGCTCGGCCTCGCCGACGGCGCCCCCGACACCGCCCCCCGGGTGGTCCGGATCGACCGGTACGGCCTGCTGGTCGCCCACGGCCGACCCGGCGCCCGCCGGCGCGTGCGGCTGGCGTTCCCGCGTCCGCTGGACTGCCAGGCGGAGCTGACCCGGCTCCTGCATCCGCTGGTCTGCCGCCACGCCTCGTCGTCCCGGCACGCCGACCACGCCTGA
- a CDS encoding anthranilate synthase component I produces MSAPGPAVANGGRSRTDGAVSPDPATFTELAARWRVVPVTRRLLADAETPVGVYRKLAGGPGTFLLESAEQGVGSAGLAWSRYSFIGVRSSATLTERDGAAVWTGRPPAGLPTSGDPVRVLRETVEALAGPAWDAASGMPPLTGGMVGYLGYELIRRFERLPELTEDDLGVPELGMMLATDLVVLDHYDGSAILVANAILPPLSEPDRDAEVTAAYHHAVGRLDAMTTALSRPIPPMVSTVGRPPAGEVRSRTPEGGYPKAVEAAKEAIRAGECFQIVLAQRFERDTHADPLDVYRVLRTTNPSPYMYLLRFDGFDIVGSSPEAHLKVTSDAEGRRRALLHPIAGTRPRGGTPEVDARLAAELLADPKERAEHVMLVDLGRNDLGRVCRPGTVEVPEFATIERYSHVMHIVSTVVGTLREDRTAFDALAATFPAGTLSGAPKVRAMEIIEELEPVRRGIYGGTVGYFGFGGDLDMAIAIRTALMRDGRAYVQAGAGVVADSDPAAEDQETRSKAAAVLAAIAAAETLRPAR; encoded by the coding sequence GTGAGCGCGCCCGGTCCCGCCGTCGCGAACGGCGGGCGTTCCCGCACCGACGGCGCGGTCAGCCCGGACCCGGCCACCTTCACCGAGCTGGCCGCCCGCTGGCGGGTCGTGCCGGTCACCCGCCGGCTGCTCGCCGACGCGGAGACCCCCGTCGGCGTCTACCGCAAGCTCGCCGGCGGCCCGGGGACGTTCCTGCTGGAGTCCGCCGAGCAGGGCGTCGGCTCGGCCGGCCTGGCCTGGTCGCGCTACTCGTTCATCGGCGTACGCAGCAGCGCCACGTTGACCGAGCGGGACGGCGCCGCGGTGTGGACGGGGCGCCCACCGGCCGGCCTGCCCACCTCCGGCGACCCGGTCCGGGTGCTGCGCGAGACCGTCGAGGCGCTCGCCGGCCCGGCGTGGGACGCGGCCAGCGGCATGCCCCCGCTGACCGGCGGCATGGTCGGCTACCTGGGTTACGAGCTGATCCGGCGGTTCGAGCGGCTGCCCGAGCTGACCGAGGACGACCTGGGCGTGCCCGAGCTGGGCATGATGCTCGCCACCGACCTGGTGGTGCTGGACCACTACGACGGCTCGGCGATCCTCGTCGCCAACGCGATCCTGCCGCCGCTGTCCGAGCCGGACCGCGACGCTGAGGTCACGGCGGCCTACCACCACGCCGTCGGGCGGCTCGACGCGATGACCACCGCGCTGTCCCGGCCGATCCCGCCGATGGTCTCGACCGTCGGGCGCCCCCCGGCGGGCGAGGTGCGCAGCCGTACGCCCGAGGGCGGCTACCCGAAGGCCGTCGAGGCGGCCAAGGAGGCGATCCGGGCCGGCGAGTGCTTCCAGATCGTGCTGGCCCAGCGGTTCGAGCGGGACACGCACGCCGACCCGCTGGACGTCTACCGCGTGCTGCGCACGACGAACCCCAGCCCGTACATGTACCTGCTGCGCTTCGACGGCTTCGACATCGTCGGGTCCTCGCCGGAGGCGCATCTGAAGGTGACCAGCGACGCCGAGGGGCGGCGGCGGGCGTTGCTGCACCCGATCGCCGGCACCCGGCCGCGCGGCGGCACCCCCGAGGTCGACGCCCGCCTCGCCGCGGAGCTGCTCGCCGACCCGAAGGAGCGGGCCGAGCACGTGATGCTGGTCGACCTGGGCCGCAACGACCTGGGCCGGGTCTGCCGCCCGGGCACGGTCGAGGTGCCGGAGTTCGCCACCATCGAGCGCTACAGCCACGTCATGCACATCGTCTCGACCGTGGTCGGCACGCTGCGCGAGGACCGTACGGCCTTCGACGCGCTGGCCGCGACCTTCCCCGCCGGCACCCTCTCCGGCGCGCCCAAGGTGCGGGCCATGGAGATCATCGAGGAGCTGGAGCCGGTCCGGCGCGGCATCTACGGCGGCACCGTGGGCTACTTCGGCTTCGGCGGCGACCTGGACATGGCGATCGCGATCCGCACCGCGCTGATGCGCGACGGCAGGGCGTACGTGCAGGCCGGGGCGGGGGTGGTGGCCGACTCCGACCCGGCCGCCGAGGACCAGGAGACCCGGAGCAAGGCCGCCGCCGTGCTCGCCGCCATCGCCGCCGCCGAGACCCTCCGGCCCGCCCGGTGA
- a CDS encoding ABC transporter ATP-binding protein translates to MDEAIAVRELVVERGGRRVLHGVSARVPRGSVTGLLGPSGSGKTTLLRAVVGVQVLGAGSVTVLGRPAGSPELRRRVGYLTQAPSVYADLTVRENARYFAALHGRGRAEADRAVAEVGLGSAAGQLVGTLSGGQRSRASLACALVGEPELLVLDEPTVGQDPVLRADLWARFHAMAAAGTTLLVSSHVMDEAARCDRLLLIREGRLIADDTPDAVRAAAGTDDLDEAFLRLTRAGAAGRETS, encoded by the coding sequence GTGGACGAGGCGATCGCCGTACGCGAGCTGGTCGTCGAGCGGGGCGGGCGGCGGGTGCTGCACGGCGTCAGCGCGCGCGTGCCGCGCGGTTCGGTCACCGGGCTGCTCGGCCCGAGCGGCAGCGGCAAGACCACGCTGCTGCGGGCGGTGGTCGGCGTGCAGGTGCTCGGCGCCGGCTCGGTGACCGTGCTGGGGCGCCCCGCCGGGTCGCCGGAGCTGCGCCGCCGCGTCGGCTACCTCACCCAGGCGCCCAGCGTCTACGCCGACCTGACGGTGCGGGAGAACGCGCGCTACTTCGCCGCCCTGCACGGCCGGGGGCGGGCCGAAGCCGACCGGGCGGTCGCCGAGGTCGGGCTCGGGTCGGCCGCCGGCCAGCTGGTCGGCACCCTCTCCGGCGGGCAGCGCAGCCGGGCGTCGCTGGCCTGCGCCCTGGTGGGGGAACCGGAGCTGCTCGTCCTCGACGAACCCACCGTCGGTCAGGACCCGGTGCTGCGGGCCGACCTGTGGGCCCGGTTCCACGCCATGGCCGCCGCCGGCACCACCCTGCTGGTCTCCAGCCACGTCATGGACGAGGCGGCCCGCTGCGACCGGCTGCTGCTGATCCGCGAGGGGCGGCTGATCGCCGACGACACCCCCGACGCGGTCCGCGCCGCCGCCGGCACCGACGATCTGGACGAGGCGTTCCTGCGGTTGACCAGGGCGGGCGCCGCCGGACGGGAGACGTCGTGA